The following coding sequences lie in one Glycine max cultivar Williams 82 chromosome 19, Glycine_max_v4.0, whole genome shotgun sequence genomic window:
- the LOC102660849 gene encoding uncharacterized protein, with product MEHKAYWALKFLNFDEAASREQRRLQLLELEEMRLTAYESSRLYKERVKAYHDKKLLKKNFQPVQQVLLFNSRLKLFPGKLKSKWSRPFTINKVRPYGAVELCNPC from the coding sequence ATGGAACATAAAGCTTATTGGGCCTTAAAATTTCTGAACTTTGATGAAGCCGCATCTAGAGAGCAAAGGAGGCTACAACTATTGGAGTTGGAAGAAATGAGATTGACTGCATATGAATCTTCAAGGCTATATAAAGAGAGGGTTAAAGCATACCATGATAAAAAGCTGCTAAAGAAGAATTTTCAACCAGTACAACAGGTGCTACTATTCAATTCAAGGCTGAAATTGTTCCCTGGGAAGCTCAAATCTAAATGGTCCAGACCATTTACCATCAACAAAGTCAGACCATATGGAGCAGTAGAACTTTGTAATCCTTGTTAG